Proteins found in one Canis lupus baileyi chromosome 26, mCanLup2.hap1, whole genome shotgun sequence genomic segment:
- the SNPH gene encoding syntaphilin isoform X6: MAMSLPGSRRASAGSRSGGPLGRSGLAVFAQCPQLPASQNEHLPLLPASRRTSPPVSVRDAYGTSSLSSSSNSGSCKGSDSSPTPRRSMKYTLCSDNHGVKPPTPEQYLTPLQQKEVCIRHLKARLKDTQDRLQDRDTEIDDLKMQLSRMQEDWIEEECHRVEAQLALKEARKEIKQLKQVIDTVKNNLIDKDKGLQKYFVDINIQNKKLETLLHSMEVAQNGATKEDGAGESAGGSPARSLTRSSTYTKLSDPAVCGDRPPGDHPGASAEDGVDSGFVVTDDTLSRTDVLEASSLLSSGVDCGPEEGSLHSSLSLGPRFPASNTYEKLLCGLEAGVQASCMQEQAIQTDFVQYQPDMDTILEKVTKAQACGAIPDAGDRCPELEPRPPGPKDPDSAVVVTVGDELEAPEPVTRGPSPHRPSANPSPSLSVSVACPVEEEEEAAAAEKEPKSYWSRHYIVDLLAVVVPAVPTVAWLCRSQRRQGQPIYNISSLLRGCCTVALHSIRRISCRSLSQQGPGQAGGGSQL; this comes from the exons ATGGCCATGTCCCTGCCGGGCAGTAGACGGGCCTCTGCTGGATCCCGCAG CGGGGGCCCTTTGGGCCGCAGCGGCCTGGCAGTGTTCGCCCAGTGCCCGCAGCTGCCCGCCAGCCAGAACGAGCACCTGcctcttcttcctgcctccagGCGCACCTCTCCGCCCGTGAGCGTGCGGGACGCCTACGGCACCTCCtctctcagcagcagcagcaactcCGGCTCCTGCAAGGGCAGCGACAGCAGCCCCACGCCCAG ACGCTCCATGAAGTACACACTTTGCAGCGACAACCATGGCGTCAAGCCCCCCACCCCGGAGCAGTACCTGACCCCCCTGCAGCAGAAGGAGGTGTGCATCCGGCACCTGAAGGCCCGGCTGAAGGACACACAGGACCGGCTCCAGGACCG AGACACTGAGATCGACGACCTCAAGATGCAGCTGTCTCGCATGCAGGAGGACTGGATTGAGGAGGAGTGCCACCGCGTGGAGGCCCAGCTGGCCCTGAAGGAGGCTCGCAAGGAGATCAAGCAGCTCAAGCAGGTCATTGACACGGTCAAGAACAACCTGATCGATAAggacaaagggctgcagaagtaCTTCGTGGACATCAACATCCAGAACAAGAAGCTGGAGACACTGCTGCACAGTATGGAAGTGGCCCAGAATGGCGCCACCAAGGAGGATGGTGCCGGGGAGTCGGCTGGCGGGTCCCCCGCCCGCTCCCTCACCCGCAGCTCCACCTACACCAAGCTGAGCGACCCGGCTGTCTGCGGTGACCGCCCCCCCGGTGACCACCCTGGGGCCTCTGCCGAGGATGGGGTCGACAGTGGCTTCGTCGTGACCGACGACACCCTGAGCCGGACGGACGTGCTGGAGGCCAGCAGCCTGCTGTCATCAGGGGTGGACTGCGGCCCCGAGGAGGGCTCGCTGCACAGCAGCCTCAGCCTGGGTCCCCGCTTCCCTGCCAGCAACACCTATGAGAAGCTGCTGTGTGGCCTGGAAGCCGGCGTGCAGGCCAGCTGCATGCAGGAGCAAGCCATCCAGACAGACTTCGTGCAGTACCAGCCGGACATGGACACCATCCTGGAGAAAGTGACCAAGGCCCAGGCCTGCGGGGCAATCCCTGATGCCGGGGACAGGTGCCCGGAGCtggagccccgccccccggggcccaAAGACCCTGACTCGGCGGTGGTTGTGACGGTGGGTGACGAGCTTGAGGCCCCGGAGCCTGTCACCCGAGGGCCGAGCCCACACCGGCCCAGtgccaaccccagccccagcctgtcGGTGAGTGTGGCATGCCccgtggaagaggaggaggaggcggccgCGGCTGAGAAGGAGCCCAAGAGCTACTGGAGCCGCCACTACATCGTGGATCTGCTGGCTGTGGTGGTACCAGCTGTGCCCACGGTGGCCTGGCTCTGCCGCTCACAGCGGCGCCAGGGTCAGCCCATCTACAACATCAGCTCCCTGCTGCGGGGCTGCTGCACGGTGGCCTTGCACTCCATCCGCAGGATCAGCTGCCGCTCGCTGAGCCAGCAGGGCCCGGGCCAGGCGGGCGGCGGCTCCCAGCTGTGA
- the SNPH gene encoding syntaphilin isoform X1, with amino-acid sequence MLSDHHTPGTPPIPPLTRTRSLMAMSLPGSRRASAGSRSGGPLGRSGLAVFAQCPQLPASQNEHLPLLPASRRTSPPVSVRDAYGTSSLSSSSNSGSCKGSDSSPTPRRSMKYTLCSDNHGVKPPTPEQYLTPLQQKEVCIRHLKARLKDTQDRLQDRDTEIDDLKMQLSRMQEDWIEEECHRVEAQLALKEARKEIKQLKQVIDTVKNNLIDKDKGLQKYFVDINIQNKKLETLLHSMEVAQNGATKEDGAGESAGGSPARSLTRSSTYTKLSDPAVCGDRPPGDHPGASAEDGVDSGFVVTDDTLSRTDVLEASSLLSSGVDCGPEEGSLHSSLSLGPRFPASNTYEKLLCGLEAGVQASCMQEQAIQTDFVQYQPDMDTILEKVTKAQACGAIPDAGDRCPELEPRPPGPKDPDSAVVVTVGDELEAPEPVTRGPSPHRPSANPSPSLSVSVACPVEEEEEAAAAEKEPKSYWSRHYIVDLLAVVVPAVPTVAWLCRSQRRQGQPIYNISSLLRGCCTVALHSIRRISCRSLSQQGPGQAGGGSQL; translated from the exons CCCCGGGGACACCACCCATCCCGCCCCTCACCCGGACCCGCAGCCTCATGGCCATGTCCCTGCCGGGCAGTAGACGGGCCTCTGCTGGATCCCGCAG CGGGGGCCCTTTGGGCCGCAGCGGCCTGGCAGTGTTCGCCCAGTGCCCGCAGCTGCCCGCCAGCCAGAACGAGCACCTGcctcttcttcctgcctccagGCGCACCTCTCCGCCCGTGAGCGTGCGGGACGCCTACGGCACCTCCtctctcagcagcagcagcaactcCGGCTCCTGCAAGGGCAGCGACAGCAGCCCCACGCCCAG ACGCTCCATGAAGTACACACTTTGCAGCGACAACCATGGCGTCAAGCCCCCCACCCCGGAGCAGTACCTGACCCCCCTGCAGCAGAAGGAGGTGTGCATCCGGCACCTGAAGGCCCGGCTGAAGGACACACAGGACCGGCTCCAGGACCG AGACACTGAGATCGACGACCTCAAGATGCAGCTGTCTCGCATGCAGGAGGACTGGATTGAGGAGGAGTGCCACCGCGTGGAGGCCCAGCTGGCCCTGAAGGAGGCTCGCAAGGAGATCAAGCAGCTCAAGCAGGTCATTGACACGGTCAAGAACAACCTGATCGATAAggacaaagggctgcagaagtaCTTCGTGGACATCAACATCCAGAACAAGAAGCTGGAGACACTGCTGCACAGTATGGAAGTGGCCCAGAATGGCGCCACCAAGGAGGATGGTGCCGGGGAGTCGGCTGGCGGGTCCCCCGCCCGCTCCCTCACCCGCAGCTCCACCTACACCAAGCTGAGCGACCCGGCTGTCTGCGGTGACCGCCCCCCCGGTGACCACCCTGGGGCCTCTGCCGAGGATGGGGTCGACAGTGGCTTCGTCGTGACCGACGACACCCTGAGCCGGACGGACGTGCTGGAGGCCAGCAGCCTGCTGTCATCAGGGGTGGACTGCGGCCCCGAGGAGGGCTCGCTGCACAGCAGCCTCAGCCTGGGTCCCCGCTTCCCTGCCAGCAACACCTATGAGAAGCTGCTGTGTGGCCTGGAAGCCGGCGTGCAGGCCAGCTGCATGCAGGAGCAAGCCATCCAGACAGACTTCGTGCAGTACCAGCCGGACATGGACACCATCCTGGAGAAAGTGACCAAGGCCCAGGCCTGCGGGGCAATCCCTGATGCCGGGGACAGGTGCCCGGAGCtggagccccgccccccggggcccaAAGACCCTGACTCGGCGGTGGTTGTGACGGTGGGTGACGAGCTTGAGGCCCCGGAGCCTGTCACCCGAGGGCCGAGCCCACACCGGCCCAGtgccaaccccagccccagcctgtcGGTGAGTGTGGCATGCCccgtggaagaggaggaggaggcggccgCGGCTGAGAAGGAGCCCAAGAGCTACTGGAGCCGCCACTACATCGTGGATCTGCTGGCTGTGGTGGTACCAGCTGTGCCCACGGTGGCCTGGCTCTGCCGCTCACAGCGGCGCCAGGGTCAGCCCATCTACAACATCAGCTCCCTGCTGCGGGGCTGCTGCACGGTGGCCTTGCACTCCATCCGCAGGATCAGCTGCCGCTCGCTGAGCCAGCAGGGCCCGGGCCAGGCGGGCGGCGGCTCCCAGCTGTGA
- the SNPH gene encoding syntaphilin isoform X2, with amino-acid sequence MPGSGPNERMTWPGPALPAAPPTRPLSSAPGTPPIPPLTRTRSLMAMSLPGSRRASAGSRRRTSPPVSVRDAYGTSSLSSSSNSGSCKGSDSSPTPRRSMKYTLCSDNHGVKPPTPEQYLTPLQQKEVCIRHLKARLKDTQDRLQDRDTEIDDLKMQLSRMQEDWIEEECHRVEAQLALKEARKEIKQLKQVIDTVKNNLIDKDKGLQKYFVDINIQNKKLETLLHSMEVAQNGATKEDGAGESAGGSPARSLTRSSTYTKLSDPAVCGDRPPGDHPGASAEDGVDSGFVVTDDTLSRTDVLEASSLLSSGVDCGPEEGSLHSSLSLGPRFPASNTYEKLLCGLEAGVQASCMQEQAIQTDFVQYQPDMDTILEKVTKAQACGAIPDAGDRCPELEPRPPGPKDPDSAVVVTVGDELEAPEPVTRGPSPHRPSANPSPSLSVSVACPVEEEEEAAAAEKEPKSYWSRHYIVDLLAVVVPAVPTVAWLCRSQRRQGQPIYNISSLLRGCCTVALHSIRRISCRSLSQQGPGQAGGGSQL; translated from the exons ATGCCAGGCAGCGGCCCCAACGAGAGGATGACGTGGCCTGGTCCGGCCCTCCCCGCGGCACCCCCAACGCGCCCTCTCTCCTCAGCCCCGGGGACACCACCCATCCCGCCCCTCACCCGGACCCGCAGCCTCATGGCCATGTCCCTGCCGGGCAGTAGACGGGCCTCTGCTGGATCCCGCAG GCGCACCTCTCCGCCCGTGAGCGTGCGGGACGCCTACGGCACCTCCtctctcagcagcagcagcaactcCGGCTCCTGCAAGGGCAGCGACAGCAGCCCCACGCCCAG ACGCTCCATGAAGTACACACTTTGCAGCGACAACCATGGCGTCAAGCCCCCCACCCCGGAGCAGTACCTGACCCCCCTGCAGCAGAAGGAGGTGTGCATCCGGCACCTGAAGGCCCGGCTGAAGGACACACAGGACCGGCTCCAGGACCG AGACACTGAGATCGACGACCTCAAGATGCAGCTGTCTCGCATGCAGGAGGACTGGATTGAGGAGGAGTGCCACCGCGTGGAGGCCCAGCTGGCCCTGAAGGAGGCTCGCAAGGAGATCAAGCAGCTCAAGCAGGTCATTGACACGGTCAAGAACAACCTGATCGATAAggacaaagggctgcagaagtaCTTCGTGGACATCAACATCCAGAACAAGAAGCTGGAGACACTGCTGCACAGTATGGAAGTGGCCCAGAATGGCGCCACCAAGGAGGATGGTGCCGGGGAGTCGGCTGGCGGGTCCCCCGCCCGCTCCCTCACCCGCAGCTCCACCTACACCAAGCTGAGCGACCCGGCTGTCTGCGGTGACCGCCCCCCCGGTGACCACCCTGGGGCCTCTGCCGAGGATGGGGTCGACAGTGGCTTCGTCGTGACCGACGACACCCTGAGCCGGACGGACGTGCTGGAGGCCAGCAGCCTGCTGTCATCAGGGGTGGACTGCGGCCCCGAGGAGGGCTCGCTGCACAGCAGCCTCAGCCTGGGTCCCCGCTTCCCTGCCAGCAACACCTATGAGAAGCTGCTGTGTGGCCTGGAAGCCGGCGTGCAGGCCAGCTGCATGCAGGAGCAAGCCATCCAGACAGACTTCGTGCAGTACCAGCCGGACATGGACACCATCCTGGAGAAAGTGACCAAGGCCCAGGCCTGCGGGGCAATCCCTGATGCCGGGGACAGGTGCCCGGAGCtggagccccgccccccggggcccaAAGACCCTGACTCGGCGGTGGTTGTGACGGTGGGTGACGAGCTTGAGGCCCCGGAGCCTGTCACCCGAGGGCCGAGCCCACACCGGCCCAGtgccaaccccagccccagcctgtcGGTGAGTGTGGCATGCCccgtggaagaggaggaggaggcggccgCGGCTGAGAAGGAGCCCAAGAGCTACTGGAGCCGCCACTACATCGTGGATCTGCTGGCTGTGGTGGTACCAGCTGTGCCCACGGTGGCCTGGCTCTGCCGCTCACAGCGGCGCCAGGGTCAGCCCATCTACAACATCAGCTCCCTGCTGCGGGGCTGCTGCACGGTGGCCTTGCACTCCATCCGCAGGATCAGCTGCCGCTCGCTGAGCCAGCAGGGCCCGGGCCAGGCGGGCGGCGGCTCCCAGCTGTGA
- the SNPH gene encoding syntaphilin isoform X3 produces the protein MLSDHHTPGTPPIPPLTRTRSLMAMSLPGSRRASAGSRRRTSPPVSVRDAYGTSSLSSSSNSGSCKGSDSSPTPRRSMKYTLCSDNHGVKPPTPEQYLTPLQQKEVCIRHLKARLKDTQDRLQDRDTEIDDLKMQLSRMQEDWIEEECHRVEAQLALKEARKEIKQLKQVIDTVKNNLIDKDKGLQKYFVDINIQNKKLETLLHSMEVAQNGATKEDGAGESAGGSPARSLTRSSTYTKLSDPAVCGDRPPGDHPGASAEDGVDSGFVVTDDTLSRTDVLEASSLLSSGVDCGPEEGSLHSSLSLGPRFPASNTYEKLLCGLEAGVQASCMQEQAIQTDFVQYQPDMDTILEKVTKAQACGAIPDAGDRCPELEPRPPGPKDPDSAVVVTVGDELEAPEPVTRGPSPHRPSANPSPSLSVSVACPVEEEEEAAAAEKEPKSYWSRHYIVDLLAVVVPAVPTVAWLCRSQRRQGQPIYNISSLLRGCCTVALHSIRRISCRSLSQQGPGQAGGGSQL, from the exons CCCCGGGGACACCACCCATCCCGCCCCTCACCCGGACCCGCAGCCTCATGGCCATGTCCCTGCCGGGCAGTAGACGGGCCTCTGCTGGATCCCGCAG GCGCACCTCTCCGCCCGTGAGCGTGCGGGACGCCTACGGCACCTCCtctctcagcagcagcagcaactcCGGCTCCTGCAAGGGCAGCGACAGCAGCCCCACGCCCAG ACGCTCCATGAAGTACACACTTTGCAGCGACAACCATGGCGTCAAGCCCCCCACCCCGGAGCAGTACCTGACCCCCCTGCAGCAGAAGGAGGTGTGCATCCGGCACCTGAAGGCCCGGCTGAAGGACACACAGGACCGGCTCCAGGACCG AGACACTGAGATCGACGACCTCAAGATGCAGCTGTCTCGCATGCAGGAGGACTGGATTGAGGAGGAGTGCCACCGCGTGGAGGCCCAGCTGGCCCTGAAGGAGGCTCGCAAGGAGATCAAGCAGCTCAAGCAGGTCATTGACACGGTCAAGAACAACCTGATCGATAAggacaaagggctgcagaagtaCTTCGTGGACATCAACATCCAGAACAAGAAGCTGGAGACACTGCTGCACAGTATGGAAGTGGCCCAGAATGGCGCCACCAAGGAGGATGGTGCCGGGGAGTCGGCTGGCGGGTCCCCCGCCCGCTCCCTCACCCGCAGCTCCACCTACACCAAGCTGAGCGACCCGGCTGTCTGCGGTGACCGCCCCCCCGGTGACCACCCTGGGGCCTCTGCCGAGGATGGGGTCGACAGTGGCTTCGTCGTGACCGACGACACCCTGAGCCGGACGGACGTGCTGGAGGCCAGCAGCCTGCTGTCATCAGGGGTGGACTGCGGCCCCGAGGAGGGCTCGCTGCACAGCAGCCTCAGCCTGGGTCCCCGCTTCCCTGCCAGCAACACCTATGAGAAGCTGCTGTGTGGCCTGGAAGCCGGCGTGCAGGCCAGCTGCATGCAGGAGCAAGCCATCCAGACAGACTTCGTGCAGTACCAGCCGGACATGGACACCATCCTGGAGAAAGTGACCAAGGCCCAGGCCTGCGGGGCAATCCCTGATGCCGGGGACAGGTGCCCGGAGCtggagccccgccccccggggcccaAAGACCCTGACTCGGCGGTGGTTGTGACGGTGGGTGACGAGCTTGAGGCCCCGGAGCCTGTCACCCGAGGGCCGAGCCCACACCGGCCCAGtgccaaccccagccccagcctgtcGGTGAGTGTGGCATGCCccgtggaagaggaggaggaggcggccgCGGCTGAGAAGGAGCCCAAGAGCTACTGGAGCCGCCACTACATCGTGGATCTGCTGGCTGTGGTGGTACCAGCTGTGCCCACGGTGGCCTGGCTCTGCCGCTCACAGCGGCGCCAGGGTCAGCCCATCTACAACATCAGCTCCCTGCTGCGGGGCTGCTGCACGGTGGCCTTGCACTCCATCCGCAGGATCAGCTGCCGCTCGCTGAGCCAGCAGGGCCCGGGCCAGGCGGGCGGCGGCTCCCAGCTGTGA
- the SNPH gene encoding syntaphilin isoform X4 gives MAMSLPGSRRASAGSRRRTSPPVSVRDAYGTSSLSSSSNSGSCKGSDSSPTPRRSMKYTLCSDNHGVKPPTPEQYLTPLQQKEVCIRHLKARLKDTQDRLQDRDTEIDDLKMQLSRMQEDWIEEECHRVEAQLALKEARKEIKQLKQVIDTVKNNLIDKDKGLQKYFVDINIQNKKLETLLHSMEVAQNGATKEDGAGESAGGSPARSLTRSSTYTKLSDPAVCGDRPPGDHPGASAEDGVDSGFVVTDDTLSRTDVLEASSLLSSGVDCGPEEGSLHSSLSLGPRFPASNTYEKLLCGLEAGVQASCMQEQAIQTDFVQYQPDMDTILEKVTKAQACGAIPDAGDRCPELEPRPPGPKDPDSAVVVTVGDELEAPEPVTRGPSPHRPSANPSPSLSVSVACPVEEEEEAAAAEKEPKSYWSRHYIVDLLAVVVPAVPTVAWLCRSQRRQGQPIYNISSLLRGCCTVALHSIRRISCRSLSQQGPGQAGGGSQL, from the exons ATGGCCATGTCCCTGCCGGGCAGTAGACGGGCCTCTGCTGGATCCCGCAG GCGCACCTCTCCGCCCGTGAGCGTGCGGGACGCCTACGGCACCTCCtctctcagcagcagcagcaactcCGGCTCCTGCAAGGGCAGCGACAGCAGCCCCACGCCCAG ACGCTCCATGAAGTACACACTTTGCAGCGACAACCATGGCGTCAAGCCCCCCACCCCGGAGCAGTACCTGACCCCCCTGCAGCAGAAGGAGGTGTGCATCCGGCACCTGAAGGCCCGGCTGAAGGACACACAGGACCGGCTCCAGGACCG AGACACTGAGATCGACGACCTCAAGATGCAGCTGTCTCGCATGCAGGAGGACTGGATTGAGGAGGAGTGCCACCGCGTGGAGGCCCAGCTGGCCCTGAAGGAGGCTCGCAAGGAGATCAAGCAGCTCAAGCAGGTCATTGACACGGTCAAGAACAACCTGATCGATAAggacaaagggctgcagaagtaCTTCGTGGACATCAACATCCAGAACAAGAAGCTGGAGACACTGCTGCACAGTATGGAAGTGGCCCAGAATGGCGCCACCAAGGAGGATGGTGCCGGGGAGTCGGCTGGCGGGTCCCCCGCCCGCTCCCTCACCCGCAGCTCCACCTACACCAAGCTGAGCGACCCGGCTGTCTGCGGTGACCGCCCCCCCGGTGACCACCCTGGGGCCTCTGCCGAGGATGGGGTCGACAGTGGCTTCGTCGTGACCGACGACACCCTGAGCCGGACGGACGTGCTGGAGGCCAGCAGCCTGCTGTCATCAGGGGTGGACTGCGGCCCCGAGGAGGGCTCGCTGCACAGCAGCCTCAGCCTGGGTCCCCGCTTCCCTGCCAGCAACACCTATGAGAAGCTGCTGTGTGGCCTGGAAGCCGGCGTGCAGGCCAGCTGCATGCAGGAGCAAGCCATCCAGACAGACTTCGTGCAGTACCAGCCGGACATGGACACCATCCTGGAGAAAGTGACCAAGGCCCAGGCCTGCGGGGCAATCCCTGATGCCGGGGACAGGTGCCCGGAGCtggagccccgccccccggggcccaAAGACCCTGACTCGGCGGTGGTTGTGACGGTGGGTGACGAGCTTGAGGCCCCGGAGCCTGTCACCCGAGGGCCGAGCCCACACCGGCCCAGtgccaaccccagccccagcctgtcGGTGAGTGTGGCATGCCccgtggaagaggaggaggaggcggccgCGGCTGAGAAGGAGCCCAAGAGCTACTGGAGCCGCCACTACATCGTGGATCTGCTGGCTGTGGTGGTACCAGCTGTGCCCACGGTGGCCTGGCTCTGCCGCTCACAGCGGCGCCAGGGTCAGCCCATCTACAACATCAGCTCCCTGCTGCGGGGCTGCTGCACGGTGGCCTTGCACTCCATCCGCAGGATCAGCTGCCGCTCGCTGAGCCAGCAGGGCCCGGGCCAGGCGGGCGGCGGCTCCCAGCTGTGA
- the SNPH gene encoding syntaphilin isoform X5 — MKYTLCSDNHGVKPPTPEQYLTPLQQKEVCIRHLKARLKDTQDRLQDRDTEIDDLKMQLSRMQEDWIEEECHRVEAQLALKEARKEIKQLKQVIDTVKNNLIDKDKGLQKYFVDINIQNKKLETLLHSMEVAQNGATKEDGAGESAGGSPARSLTRSSTYTKLSDPAVCGDRPPGDHPGASAEDGVDSGFVVTDDTLSRTDVLEASSLLSSGVDCGPEEGSLHSSLSLGPRFPASNTYEKLLCGLEAGVQASCMQEQAIQTDFVQYQPDMDTILEKVTKAQACGAIPDAGDRCPELEPRPPGPKDPDSAVVVTVGDELEAPEPVTRGPSPHRPSANPSPSLSVSVACPVEEEEEAAAAEKEPKSYWSRHYIVDLLAVVVPAVPTVAWLCRSQRRQGQPIYNISSLLRGCCTVALHSIRRISCRSLSQQGPGQAGGGSQL, encoded by the exons ATGAAGTACACACTTTGCAGCGACAACCATGGCGTCAAGCCCCCCACCCCGGAGCAGTACCTGACCCCCCTGCAGCAGAAGGAGGTGTGCATCCGGCACCTGAAGGCCCGGCTGAAGGACACACAGGACCGGCTCCAGGACCG AGACACTGAGATCGACGACCTCAAGATGCAGCTGTCTCGCATGCAGGAGGACTGGATTGAGGAGGAGTGCCACCGCGTGGAGGCCCAGCTGGCCCTGAAGGAGGCTCGCAAGGAGATCAAGCAGCTCAAGCAGGTCATTGACACGGTCAAGAACAACCTGATCGATAAggacaaagggctgcagaagtaCTTCGTGGACATCAACATCCAGAACAAGAAGCTGGAGACACTGCTGCACAGTATGGAAGTGGCCCAGAATGGCGCCACCAAGGAGGATGGTGCCGGGGAGTCGGCTGGCGGGTCCCCCGCCCGCTCCCTCACCCGCAGCTCCACCTACACCAAGCTGAGCGACCCGGCTGTCTGCGGTGACCGCCCCCCCGGTGACCACCCTGGGGCCTCTGCCGAGGATGGGGTCGACAGTGGCTTCGTCGTGACCGACGACACCCTGAGCCGGACGGACGTGCTGGAGGCCAGCAGCCTGCTGTCATCAGGGGTGGACTGCGGCCCCGAGGAGGGCTCGCTGCACAGCAGCCTCAGCCTGGGTCCCCGCTTCCCTGCCAGCAACACCTATGAGAAGCTGCTGTGTGGCCTGGAAGCCGGCGTGCAGGCCAGCTGCATGCAGGAGCAAGCCATCCAGACAGACTTCGTGCAGTACCAGCCGGACATGGACACCATCCTGGAGAAAGTGACCAAGGCCCAGGCCTGCGGGGCAATCCCTGATGCCGGGGACAGGTGCCCGGAGCtggagccccgccccccggggcccaAAGACCCTGACTCGGCGGTGGTTGTGACGGTGGGTGACGAGCTTGAGGCCCCGGAGCCTGTCACCCGAGGGCCGAGCCCACACCGGCCCAGtgccaaccccagccccagcctgtcGGTGAGTGTGGCATGCCccgtggaagaggaggaggaggcggccgCGGCTGAGAAGGAGCCCAAGAGCTACTGGAGCCGCCACTACATCGTGGATCTGCTGGCTGTGGTGGTACCAGCTGTGCCCACGGTGGCCTGGCTCTGCCGCTCACAGCGGCGCCAGGGTCAGCCCATCTACAACATCAGCTCCCTGCTGCGGGGCTGCTGCACGGTGGCCTTGCACTCCATCCGCAGGATCAGCTGCCGCTCGCTGAGCCAGCAGGGCCCGGGCCAGGCGGGCGGCGGCTCCCAGCTGTGA